Proteins encoded within one genomic window of Bacillus sp. SM2101:
- a CDS encoding DUF4349 domain-containing protein translates to MKHIFKKLCMVVFINLLLFGCSSYNEGKASLSNENTAEIAMDLTTSEESAPNETEITNNPNQDRMVIYQANIRMEVEDYERTFKQIQIDAEAIGGYIVQSNVYNEHKEQLEGAVVLRIPQNNFYSFLDKLEQLSVKVYSKNISGEDVTEEYVDLQSRLKSKRIVEDRLLQFLKDAKETKDVLAISQDLERVQEEIEHLVGRIKYLDNQTSLSTVTVSMIENKVVIANIDNDGLNTWDKVKKEFVESINGLISFASTMLVLIIGYSPIWLLIITILMGVFYIGKIFKNRKLQKDKQK, encoded by the coding sequence TTGAAGCATATATTTAAAAAGCTTTGTATGGTTGTTTTTATCAATTTACTATTATTTGGTTGTAGCTCGTACAATGAAGGTAAAGCAAGTTTATCAAATGAAAATACAGCTGAAATAGCAATGGACTTAACCACATCAGAAGAATCTGCACCAAACGAAACAGAGATAACAAATAATCCAAACCAAGACAGAATGGTTATTTATCAAGCTAATATAAGGATGGAAGTGGAGGATTATGAACGAACGTTTAAGCAAATTCAAATTGATGCTGAAGCTATCGGGGGTTATATCGTTCAATCAAATGTGTATAACGAACATAAAGAACAGCTTGAAGGTGCAGTAGTATTACGGATTCCTCAAAATAACTTTTACTCATTTCTAGATAAACTTGAACAATTAAGCGTGAAAGTTTATTCAAAAAATATCTCTGGCGAAGATGTGACAGAAGAATATGTCGATTTACAATCAAGATTAAAGTCAAAAAGGATTGTAGAGGATAGATTATTACAATTTTTAAAAGATGCCAAGGAGACAAAAGATGTACTTGCCATCTCACAAGACTTAGAGAGAGTTCAAGAGGAAATCGAGCATCTTGTTGGTAGAATTAAATATTTAGATAACCAAACTAGTCTATCGACAGTAACTGTGTCAATGATTGAAAACAAAGTCGTTATAGCTAATATTGATAACGACGGGTTAAACACTTGGGATAAAGTAAAAAAAGAATTTGTAGAAAGTATTAATGGACTGATCAGTTTTGCCTCTACAATGCTTGTGCTTATTATTGGTTACTCTCCAATATGGCTCTTGATCATTACTATATTAATGGGTGTTTTTTATATAGGGAAGATATTCAAAAATAGAAAACTTCAAAAAGATAAACAAAAATAA
- a CDS encoding DUF523 domain-containing protein: protein MILVSACLAGNECRYDGNHSLHHVIKDLVVKKKAVAVCPEVLGGLATPREPAEIVGGCGKDVLSGDAKVLSISGQDVTEQFIKGAYDTLKIAKQYKASTVVLKENSPSCGSTHIYNGDFNGMKIAGNGVTAALLESHGFKVVSENNFGELLNQ from the coding sequence ATGATATTAGTAAGCGCTTGTTTAGCAGGAAATGAGTGTCGTTATGATGGAAATCATAGTTTACATCATGTAATAAAAGATTTAGTTGTTAAGAAAAAGGCTGTAGCGGTATGTCCAGAAGTGTTAGGAGGCTTAGCTACTCCTAGGGAACCAGCTGAAATTGTCGGTGGCTGTGGCAAAGATGTTCTTAGTGGAGATGCAAAAGTACTATCAATTTCAGGACAGGATGTTACTGAACAATTTATAAAGGGTGCTTACGATACGTTAAAAATCGCTAAACAATATAAAGCATCTACTGTAGTCTTGAAGGAAAATAGCCCTTCTTGTGGTTCCACACACATTTACAATGGGGATTTTAATGGGATGAAAATAGCTGGTAACGGAGTTACAGCTGCATTGTTGGAGAGCCATGGATTCAAAGTCGTCTCAGAAAATAACTTCGGTGAACTACTCAATCAGTAA
- a CDS encoding DUF4064 domain-containing protein — MKRTGEIVLSIIGAVLSGFLAIIGGAFTYLMTNEAFLQELEAQFATDPQLATFNIADLMEIIGNTGWIVVAAGMVGLVLSIIAAFCLKGNNKPKLAGTLLIIAALLVALMTVLFAWPIALLFLIAGIMSLVRKPKQNIYD; from the coding sequence GTGAAGCGAACCGGAGAAATAGTTTTAAGTATAATCGGAGCCGTACTTAGTGGCTTTTTAGCAATTATAGGAGGGGCATTTACTTATTTAATGACCAATGAAGCATTTTTACAGGAGTTAGAGGCACAATTTGCTACTGACCCTCAGCTTGCTACATTCAATATCGCAGACTTGATGGAAATTATAGGTAATACTGGATGGATTGTTGTAGCTGCCGGTATGGTTGGTTTAGTATTAAGTATCATTGCAGCCTTTTGTTTAAAAGGAAATAATAAGCCAAAGCTTGCTGGGACTTTATTAATTATTGCTGCATTATTAGTCGCCTTAATGACTGTGTTATTTGCATGGCCAATCGCTCTACTGTTCTTAATTGCAGGGATTATGAGTTTAGTACGTAAGCCGAAGCAAAACATATACGATTAA
- the argS gene encoding arginine--tRNA ligase, with protein MNYSEIYAKEISQVLKDVITYEETLQIIERPKFHTQGDIAFPCFSLAKKFRKSPNHIAKEIAEQVSHTLFDKVVADGPYVNVFLNKKEVSKEVMAIILKQGNHFGTLNIGNGENVVIDFSSPNIAKPFSMGHLRSTVIGNSLALIAEKCGFQSIKVNHLGDWGTQFGKLIVAYKHWGNEEKVKENPIKQLLELYVKFHDEAEKDKHLEDEARLWFKKLEDGDEHAIELWNWFRDESLKEFSSIYNLLGIKFDSYHGEAFYNDKMEETLNLLVKSGLLSESEGADVVDLSEYNYPPCLIKKSDGATLYATRDLTAAIYRKETYQFSKALYVVGHEQSLHFNQVFAVLKKLGFTWSNNLVHIPFGFILKDGKKMSTRKGKVVLLEEVINETISLAKHSIEMKNPKLINKDKVAKMVAIGSLIFHDLKNERLNNVEFSMEEMLKFEGETGPYVQYTHARANSLLRKSGQEQVHNIEGLADELSWSVIKLLIDFPNVIKRSYEKFEPSQIAKYLIDLAQEFNKYYGNVKVLVKDSELISRLGLVTSVMVVLQEGLRLLGIEAPEEM; from the coding sequence ATGAATTATTCAGAAATATATGCTAAGGAAATTTCACAAGTTTTAAAGGATGTTATAACTTATGAAGAGACGTTACAGATAATTGAAAGACCAAAGTTTCATACTCAGGGTGATATTGCTTTTCCGTGCTTTTCCTTAGCCAAAAAGTTTCGAAAATCTCCAAATCATATTGCTAAAGAAATAGCTGAACAGGTTAGCCACACATTATTTGATAAAGTTGTAGCTGATGGTCCATATGTAAATGTTTTTTTGAATAAAAAGGAAGTTAGTAAAGAAGTAATGGCTATAATCCTAAAGCAAGGTAATCATTTTGGAACTTTAAATATTGGAAATGGTGAAAATGTAGTTATTGATTTTTCATCCCCAAATATCGCTAAGCCATTTTCTATGGGACATTTAAGATCAACAGTTATAGGAAATTCACTGGCACTTATAGCAGAAAAATGTGGATTTCAATCCATTAAAGTTAATCATTTAGGGGATTGGGGTACACAATTTGGTAAATTAATAGTTGCTTATAAACACTGGGGAAATGAAGAGAAAGTAAAAGAGAATCCAATTAAACAGTTATTGGAATTGTACGTCAAATTTCATGATGAGGCTGAAAAAGATAAACACTTGGAAGATGAAGCAAGATTGTGGTTCAAGAAACTTGAAGATGGAGATGAACATGCAATCGAACTATGGAATTGGTTTCGTGATGAATCACTTAAAGAATTTTCGAGTATTTATAATTTACTAGGTATCAAGTTTGATTCTTATCATGGCGAAGCTTTTTACAATGATAAAATGGAAGAAACGCTGAACTTACTTGTGAAGTCTGGGTTACTTTCCGAATCAGAAGGTGCAGATGTTGTTGATCTAAGTGAGTATAATTATCCACCGTGTTTAATCAAAAAATCTGACGGTGCAACTCTATATGCAACGAGAGATTTAACAGCTGCTATATATAGAAAAGAAACGTATCAGTTTAGCAAGGCATTGTATGTTGTTGGCCATGAACAAAGTCTGCATTTTAATCAAGTCTTTGCTGTTTTAAAAAAGCTAGGTTTTACATGGTCGAACAATCTCGTTCACATTCCATTTGGCTTTATTTTAAAAGACGGTAAGAAGATGTCGACGAGAAAAGGAAAAGTTGTTCTACTTGAGGAGGTTATAAACGAAACAATCAGTCTAGCTAAACACAGTATAGAAATGAAAAACCCAAAACTAATAAATAAAGACAAAGTAGCTAAAATGGTTGCTATCGGTTCACTTATTTTTCACGATTTAAAAAATGAACGATTAAATAATGTAGAATTCTCAATGGAAGAGATGTTAAAGTTTGAAGGGGAGACAGGACCTTACGTCCAATACACTCATGCAAGAGCTAACTCTTTGTTAAGAAAATCGGGACAAGAACAGGTACACAATATAGAAGGTTTAGCTGATGAACTTAGTTGGTCAGTCATTAAATTGTTAATAGACTTTCCAAATGTAATTAAGAGAAGCTATGAAAAATTTGAACCATCCCAAATTGCAAAATACCTAATTGACCTAGCACAAGAATTTAATAAATATTACGGTAATGTGAAGGTGTTAGTCAAAGATAGCGAGCTGATATCTCGACTTGGACTAGTAACTTCAGTAATGGTCGTTTTACAAGAAGGCTTAAGATTGTTGGGAATTGAAGCTCCAGAGGAAATGTAA
- a CDS encoding PadR family transcriptional regulator codes for MTRLMVLGILRMKPMSGYEIQQVLQISQTDAWAGVLPGSIYHALKKMEKEELVEIASLEQTGNRTKAIYKITDKGHNEFQSLLIESFATSSVILPTTLYTGLIFAESSASKQVIRAIDEQKELLTKQLSALREGEEHKEKAMGELSPITKATFESIYSQYELQLAFLDKIQNILQHDVEK; via the coding sequence ATGACGCGTTTAATGGTATTAGGAATTTTAAGAATGAAGCCAATGTCAGGCTACGAAATTCAGCAAGTCTTACAAATATCCCAGACAGATGCTTGGGCAGGTGTGTTACCAGGATCGATTTATCACGCGTTAAAGAAGATGGAAAAGGAAGAACTCGTTGAAATTGCTTCGCTTGAGCAAACTGGTAACCGAACAAAAGCCATATATAAGATTACCGACAAAGGGCATAATGAATTTCAAAGTTTATTAATCGAATCGTTTGCTACGTCATCAGTTATTTTACCTACTACGTTGTATACGGGGTTAATATTTGCTGAGTCTAGTGCAAGCAAACAAGTCATTCGGGCAATTGATGAGCAAAAAGAGTTATTAACAAAGCAACTTTCAGCTTTAAGAGAAGGAGAAGAACATAAGGAGAAAGCAATGGGTGAACTATCTCCGATTACTAAAGCCACATTTGAAAGTATTTATTCTCAGTACGAATTACAACTAGCATTTTTAGATAAAATACAAAACATTTTACAACATGATGTAGAAAAATAA
- a CDS encoding ABC transporter permease, which translates to MIIRAIFITTIRDKISLFYATVFPIILMIGVGIFVNSVSYYPQLVTAVLAISTLFWGVQGTAFQVFGQRNKGVYKMLKVTPYKTLYFIIMNAFVRALLGIAINLLVLIVGVIYFDLQISILGTIQLIGVLAIGTSCFSCLGIFISNLAKNEGQINMLANLIQIPMVFCSQAFYSLEKAPSWIKVIGEILPFEYFARLILGSLFTSINDMVVSLIILVFFTLGFLFLGVTTFKWEVDQPVFSVLKGNRVVKKTNN; encoded by the coding sequence ATGATTATTAGAGCAATATTTATTACAACTATTAGGGATAAAATATCGTTGTTTTATGCAACAGTTTTCCCAATCATATTAATGATAGGAGTTGGCATATTTGTTAATTCAGTATCATATTATCCGCAGCTCGTTACTGCTGTTCTTGCAATTAGCACTCTTTTTTGGGGTGTCCAAGGAACTGCGTTTCAAGTGTTCGGACAACGAAATAAAGGTGTCTATAAAATGCTAAAGGTGACACCTTATAAAACACTGTATTTTATCATAATGAATGCTTTTGTTAGAGCTTTATTAGGTATTGCTATAAACTTACTCGTTCTAATTGTTGGAGTCATTTATTTTGATTTACAAATCTCTATTTTAGGTACTATACAATTAATCGGGGTATTAGCAATAGGAACGAGTTGTTTTTCTTGTTTAGGCATATTCATTTCTAATTTAGCAAAGAATGAGGGACAGATTAATATGCTTGCTAACCTCATTCAAATACCTATGGTATTTTGTAGCCAAGCATTTTATAGCCTTGAAAAAGCACCTAGTTGGATTAAGGTTATCGGAGAAATACTCCCATTTGAGTATTTTGCCAGATTGATATTAGGTTCCCTATTTACAAGTATAAATGATATGGTAGTCTCGCTGATAATCCTTGTATTCTTTACACTTGGATTTCTCTTTTTAGGAGTTACTACATTTAAGTGGGAAGTTGATCAGCCAGTGTTTTCAGTCTTGAAGGGTAACAGAGTTGTAAAGAAAACAAATAATTAA
- a CDS encoding ABC transporter ATP-binding protein: MSTTLIRVNELSKLYNERPVVNKVSFEVKDHEVLAIIGPNGAGKSTTLEMVLGLRKPSEGMIQFWREDYMNGIGVQLQVTSFFPGLSALENLRLFAAFYKKSLPREEATQLLKQCGLNEVANVDALKLSGGQQKRLSIAISLVHNPVVVFLDEPTAALDPQARRDIHKIVRQLKDKGTSVVITTHDMDEVMKIANRVLIMRDGVIVEAGTPKELCEKYGYVSLEEVYLHVTNGGIVK; encoded by the coding sequence ATGTCAACAACTTTAATAAGAGTTAATGAACTTTCTAAGTTGTACAATGAAAGACCAGTTGTTAATAAGGTTTCATTTGAAGTGAAAGACCATGAAGTTCTTGCGATTATTGGGCCGAATGGAGCGGGGAAATCGACAACATTGGAAATGGTGTTAGGTCTTCGTAAGCCTAGTGAAGGTATGATTCAATTTTGGCGGGAAGATTATATGAATGGTATTGGGGTACAGCTGCAAGTAACTTCCTTCTTCCCAGGTTTAAGTGCACTAGAAAATCTTAGGTTGTTTGCTGCATTTTATAAAAAATCACTTCCCCGAGAGGAAGCAACACAGTTGTTAAAACAATGTGGACTTAATGAGGTTGCAAACGTAGATGCATTAAAATTATCGGGAGGTCAACAAAAGCGACTATCAATTGCCATTTCATTAGTACACAATCCTGTAGTAGTATTTCTAGACGAACCAACAGCAGCTCTTGATCCTCAAGCTCGTCGTGACATCCATAAAATTGTGAGACAGCTTAAAGATAAAGGGACCTCGGTAGTTATTACAACTCATGATATGGATGAAGTAATGAAAATTGCTAACCGTGTCCTTATAATGAGAGATGGTGTAATAGTAGAAGCTGGGACACCTAAGGAACTCTGTGAGAAGTATGGGTATGTAAGTTTAGAGGAAGTATATTTGCATGTAACGAATGGGGGTATTGTAAAATGA
- a CDS encoding redoxin domain-containing protein — protein MNKRRMIQIIVLCLVAAIFFFLASGIQGVKGVKVGDSAYDFTLEDLDGDTHTLSDYQGQFVVLNFFATWCKPCVDEEPELEAFHQQYGDKYKLLIIDRGEPKSRVEKFITKHNSTTLYLFDTDDNVSKNYLVVGQPETFIIDPSGIIREKIVGPTTAETLAGKISLLKLNGK, from the coding sequence ATGAACAAAAGAAGAATGATTCAAATCATAGTACTATGCTTGGTGGCAGCCATATTTTTCTTTTTAGCTTCAGGAATACAAGGAGTCAAAGGAGTTAAGGTTGGTGACTCAGCTTATGATTTCACACTAGAGGATTTAGATGGAGATACTCATACTTTATCTGACTATCAGGGGCAATTCGTTGTATTAAATTTTTTCGCTACATGGTGTAAGCCGTGTGTAGATGAAGAACCTGAACTCGAAGCCTTTCATCAACAATATGGAGATAAGTATAAGCTTCTTATTATCGACCGTGGAGAACCTAAAAGTCGTGTTGAAAAATTTATAACAAAACATAATTCAACAACACTGTATTTATTTGATACAGATGATAATGTCTCAAAAAATTATTTAGTAGTTGGCCAACCTGAAACTTTTATCATTGACCCAAGCGGCATTATCCGAGAAAAAATAGTTGGTCCAACGACAGCAGAAACTTTAGCAGGGAAAATTAGTTTGTTAAAATTAAATGGAAAATAA
- a CDS encoding CcmD family protein yields the protein MGYLFSAYTIAWVLIAGYVVMLGKRQRKLEKELDYIQELEKQ from the coding sequence ATGGGGTATTTATTTAGTGCATACACAATTGCATGGGTCTTAATTGCTGGATATGTAGTTATGCTTGGGAAACGGCAAAGAAAACTAGAAAAAGAATTAGATTATATACAAGAGTTAGAGAAGCAATAA
- the ccsA gene encoding cytochrome c biogenesis protein CcsA, which produces MTKNNVVWQSESKLHKILLWLTIPIGVVTMFLIFIWSPVEVTMGVVQKIFYFHVGSAWVAFLAFGVVFVYSILYLIKRKRIYDIIAGISAEIGVVFTTIVLTTGPIWGRSAWNTWWTWEPRLTTTLILWFIYVSYIMVRRMDGAWEKKARLASVFGIIGFIDVPIVFMAIRWWNSKLHPIVFGDGPTQQGGGIEPEMLFTLLFTLGFITLLYIVLLQKGIYIEKAKIVIAQNKKAIQEKLMNKIS; this is translated from the coding sequence ATGACAAAGAATAATGTGGTTTGGCAATCAGAATCAAAACTTCATAAGATACTTCTTTGGTTAACAATTCCAATAGGTGTAGTAACAATGTTTTTAATATTTATATGGTCTCCAGTCGAAGTTACGATGGGCGTAGTACAAAAAATATTTTATTTTCACGTAGGTTCAGCTTGGGTTGCGTTTTTGGCTTTTGGAGTCGTGTTTGTTTATAGTATTTTATACCTTATAAAAAGGAAGAGAATTTATGATATCATTGCAGGAATTTCGGCTGAAATTGGTGTTGTTTTTACAACTATCGTCTTAACAACTGGACCTATTTGGGGACGAAGTGCATGGAATACATGGTGGACTTGGGAGCCTAGATTAACAACGACATTGATTTTATGGTTTATTTATGTATCTTATATTATGGTTCGTCGTATGGACGGAGCATGGGAAAAGAAAGCAAGATTAGCCTCAGTATTTGGAATTATTGGTTTTATTGATGTTCCAATCGTATTTATGGCAATACGTTGGTGGAACTCAAAGCTTCATCCAATCGTGTTTGGTGATGGTCCGACACAACAAGGAGGCGGAATTGAGCCTGAAATGTTATTCACATTGTTATTTACGCTAGGTTTTATTACTTTGTTGTATATTGTTTTACTCCAAAAAGGTATTTATATAGAAAAAGCAAAAATTGTGATCGCTCAAAATAAGAAAGCTATTCAAGAGAAGTTAATGAATAAAATTTCGTAA
- a CDS encoding heme exporter protein CcmB yields the protein MIKLFKSAWIIAWKDLYSEWKTKQLLSTMLIFSGLVIVTFSFAFDPTSNAVKAVVPGMVWVITIFAGILGLNRSFLAEKNQDSLHGMIVAPIDPSSIYFGKMLANFIFVLLVQLISIPLLFILFDFRLLGNVPLFLAVIFLGTFGFISIGTFLAALTANSRSSEMLLPIVLFPIVSPIIIAAVQATKILLVNLENLSSAISWMQLMIGYDLVFFVICFLLFEYVMEV from the coding sequence ATGATTAAACTATTTAAATCTGCATGGATTATCGCTTGGAAAGATCTATATTCTGAGTGGAAAACAAAACAACTATTAAGTACTATGTTAATCTTTTCAGGGCTTGTTATTGTGACTTTTAGCTTTGCATTTGACCCTACGAGTAATGCTGTCAAAGCAGTGGTACCTGGAATGGTATGGGTCATTACTATCTTTGCTGGAATATTAGGGTTGAACCGCTCATTTTTAGCTGAAAAAAATCAAGATAGCTTACATGGAATGATTGTCGCACCTATTGATCCTTCAAGTATTTATTTTGGCAAAATGCTCGCTAATTTCATTTTTGTACTATTAGTTCAATTGATTTCTATACCATTATTATTTATCTTATTTGATTTTCGCTTACTGGGAAACGTTCCCTTATTTTTAGCAGTTATCTTTTTAGGAACTTTTGGTTTTATAAGCATTGGTACATTTTTAGCTGCATTAACTGCTAATTCAAGGAGTAGTGAAATGCTATTACCAATTGTCTTATTTCCTATAGTTAGTCCGATTATTATTGCAGCTGTGCAGGCAACAAAAATATTGCTAGTTAATCTTGAGAATTTATCAAGTGCTATATCGTGGATGCAATTGATGATTGGGTATGATCTTGTGTTTTTTGTTATTTGTTTCTTATTATTTGAATATGTGATGGAGGTGTGA
- a CDS encoding ABC transporter ATP-binding protein: MIKTSLLTKKIGEKAILRGVNLTVKEGETIALLGPNGAGKSTVLKIISGLLEATSGDVLINNMKLKANEEVIKKTIGFLSHSSYLYDHFSPIENLVYYGKLYDVEDIEVRAKELISMVGLSLFMHEPVRSFSRGMLQRIAIARAIIHSPSILLLDEPHTGLDQRAVSILNNVILQLKQEGTTIIMVTHDFHQLIETCDKAIVMKQGLLIDDFAISGEKNVKDIKEMYAGLVS, encoded by the coding sequence GTGATAAAAACATCTTTGCTAACGAAAAAGATAGGTGAGAAAGCGATTCTACGTGGAGTCAATCTAACAGTAAAAGAAGGGGAAACGATCGCTTTACTAGGTCCCAACGGAGCAGGGAAAAGTACAGTATTAAAAATAATTAGTGGATTGCTGGAGGCGACATCTGGTGATGTTTTGATAAATAATATGAAGCTAAAAGCGAACGAAGAGGTTATTAAGAAAACAATTGGATTCTTATCACATAGCAGTTACTTATATGATCACTTTTCACCGATTGAGAATCTAGTTTATTACGGAAAGCTCTATGATGTAGAAGATATTGAGGTAAGAGCAAAAGAACTCATTTCTATGGTAGGTTTAAGCTTATTTATGCATGAGCCTGTTCGCTCATTTTCAAGAGGAATGCTACAAAGAATTGCGATTGCTAGAGCGATTATTCATTCACCTAGTATTCTACTTCTAGATGAACCACATACTGGGTTAGATCAACGGGCAGTTTCAATTTTAAATAATGTTATTTTGCAATTGAAGCAGGAAGGTACAACTATAATTATGGTTACACATGATTTCCATCAACTCATTGAAACATGTGATAAAGCAATCGTGATGAAACAAGGATTGTTAATTGATGATTTTGCTATTTCAGGTGAAAAAAACGTGAAAGATATCAAAGAAATGTATGCAGGACTGGTGAGTTAA
- a CDS encoding cytochrome c-type biogenesis protein CcmH has translation MYLKGLGRKDGEMMKRLFILTGLLILLFSSGTYAVEDVDYSSAQFQSIVAMLAMEGHAGDDLATCPVKQEYYEEVAQMMQEGMNKEEILNFYVEEIGEEALSAPLKQGFSLSAWITPFIVLIVAGVIVFTVIRSWIKKNNSAHSITTDEALRDENTDSVLREMIDKERKKLF, from the coding sequence ATGTATCTTAAGGGTTTGGGTAGAAAGGATGGGGAAATGATGAAGCGCTTATTCATTTTAACTGGGCTTCTTATACTTTTATTTTCTTCCGGTACCTATGCAGTAGAAGATGTTGATTATAGTTCGGCACAATTTCAGAGCATTGTTGCAATGCTTGCCATGGAAGGACATGCGGGGGATGATTTGGCTACTTGCCCTGTTAAGCAAGAATATTACGAAGAAGTTGCTCAAATGATGCAAGAAGGGATGAACAAGGAAGAGATCTTAAATTTCTACGTTGAGGAAATTGGCGAAGAGGCATTGTCAGCCCCACTTAAGCAAGGATTTAGCCTTTCTGCATGGATCACACCATTTATCGTATTGATTGTAGCTGGAGTGATTGTATTTACAGTTATTCGTAGTTGGATCAAAAAAAATAACAGTGCTCATTCAATAACAACTGATGAAGCTTTACGTGACGAGAACACCGATTCTGTTTTAAGAGAAATGATTGATAAAGAAAGAAAAAAGCTTTTCTAG